The DNA region ttttgtgtaacttCAATTTGACGTGAAACActctttaaaaatgatttatagttataaaaaagctAGAAATCTAACTtgtcttaataatttaaagcaacattttttttaatatgctcACAAGGCGGAATACGTGAAAAGGAGTCAATTTATCTCCGTTCTCATTCTTCTGTAGGATATTTCTTGAGCAACGACAAAAattgattacaataaaaatatttaattaaatgcttaatttttaaatataaatagcgcctttaacattaaaatttttaattctctgAATTATTTCATACTTTAATATCCTGCAGCTTTTCCCTGAAAATACGTAAAgcgtatatttttgtatcaacttcaatttaaaaatttttactgtTGGTATCACCTTTTTCTCTGTTTGTCATTGAATTATTTCTAATGGATTCGTTACTTACTGACGAATAAACAGTACATGGATCCGTAATAGACCTTGTATCTTAATAAGCAACGGTACCTCAAGAATTTTGCGATAAGGACGATCATTTTGCATAACTATTTCTCAAATTCTCGgtaaaaatttactgaaattatTCTCATACATAAAACTGAATAACAAATGAAGCAATCaactaagaaattaaattatatgcgcccttaatatttcatgtattcttttgttttttatgaagctattaatatttttattgacggTCATTTGCTCTTAATATCAAACTCACTATAGaattgattttgtttatgaTTTGGTGAGATGGAATTTTcccatttttataaattttgacatCTTATACTCTGTTAGTGATTTATtgacacatacatataatactaGTTCTAATAGTAAGACTTTTACAATTACCTAAAACGATTTCAGCACgaacaaatattgaaatatcgGTAGGCACgtacatttacaattatattttattaagtatgttTCCAAAGAACTACTACTgcaataattataagtaaaaatacttcagaaataaatctatttttatacaatacctATTGATGTTTAAACTCTCTCCGAAGTAAGAAGAAACGGGTCAAGGGGatcttaaatactttatattaagagaaaaataaacataaaaacaaaaatacatattgacgtaatggaaatataattataagccTTATCAAtcatatatcaatattgtCTTCTGAATGCCTCCGAAGCCTTTTTGAGTGTAGtggttattaaatgttttttagagGCTAGTTGAAACCTTACCTAACAACACGTGTTTTCTATTGTTTAATCATATCGTCTTATGTAAAGGAGTGAATcctaatataagtaattttaatatagaatagtAAGTGTTACCCATATGAAACGTGAAGTTAGCagtgttcaatatttttggCGAAGggtgtaaattgaatttaatttaaattaaattttaacaactcTTACAGAAATATGCAGGagtatacaaagaaatataaatatatgagtaTTTAGGTATCCACAATTCAACTCTTCACACATTATGGgttccaaataaaaactttcagcatttataacaaaatttatttgacgtGTTTACATCGTCATCAGTCAATgtcaactataattttaaattgacaaaataaacGCATTAACTCACAATAAAATCAATCTAAAGTAAAACAGAAAAGCTTCCTCCAAACGTGTTTAATGTTACTTTGAAATTGTTAGTTTTCAGAAAGGTTTgtcttcaaaatataaaatattttttcccttTTCAAATGGCTTAGTACTATTAGAAGAAAcagaaaactatatttaaaatataatctcataaaaagtaattaattcaaaCGCAAGTGTCCATTAATATGTGAGCTGCAAAACACTGTGACATGACcgatttacatattaattgtaCATGCCAAATCGGATGAAGGTTTCAGAGAAAGACTTGTCCGTGGAAAAAACCAACGCTTCCTGACATCCAATCATTCAAGTGACAAGAGCTTGATAGGTTATTATTACGTCGTTaccaaataaaaacagaatttaTATTCTGCTTTCAATAAAAAGTCAATAGACtagtgtattaaaatttgtttttttttttacagctGTATCAACGAGCATGAATTCACTACCAGTATGGACCTTTGACACGCAGAGTCTAAgacaaatttctataaaagacAATAGTCTTGTAACATTCACGTTAGTCGTTTTCATTATTGCGCTGGgcctttatttcattttaaacaattggaaAGGATTATCAGGTCCTGAGGAAGTTGATCTTGGAACAGTGAGAATAATCCAACGAACATATCGCACAAATAACCGCAGAAGGACGGACTGACAacttattatagttattattaaataacgatattaataaataaagtgcaACATGAAATTCaagaacatttatattaaagtatacaattaagaagttttttgaaataaagtcaattaaataaattctacaGTTGggtctaatatttttatttctttatatatgataCTTAAGTTGGCGAAGCAGGCAGTTTGTGCCTTTTCTCTTTGATAGATGCTCATTGATGCTAGACCTAATAATTGGCCTCTCTGCAAAAGTAGGTCACCGACCCTCACTGGACATTTTCCGATGCTTTGAAcgcaaattgttttattttgatttatattgcGAAAGAGTTCCTTTGACACTATATATGCGGGGTCGTAGTTGGCAAGTTGCAGCGAAAGAGACTTCCCCCGACGGAAATGTCTTCCAATTAtgacaaattgtttttttttatcgtactTTTTTGCTATTTTAACAGTCCTTATACAATGTACCATGTTCTCAAACgtagttaaaataactaatgacTTTGTTATTAAACCTTCATGTGGAATAACCTCGATTGAGTCTACTCCGAATCCTTTTTTACAACGAGGGCTAAAAGATAATTCAAGTaagaatatattgaaattaaattttattttcaaccgATACTTACTTAAAAGGGCTCCCTAGCCTCAATCGGATAGGTCCTGATTTCAAACATAGCTCATTGGCAAGTATTGACGTATGTGATATCACAGCTCCTACACATATTAGTTCATTGGAAGTCATAGAGTGTATTCGGGCTGCGTAAGGATGATCTTCTACcttaataacattacaatctatttcaaaatttctataaagtGACTCAGGATCAAATCCTCTATAATGTagaagtaaattatttgtaactaaAGCCATTATAGCAAGGAACGTAGCGAGAAGCAATGTAATGATACCAATT from Danaus plexippus chromosome 3 unlocalized genomic scaffold, MEX_DaPlex mxdp_30, whole genome shotgun sequence includes:
- the LOC116767326 gene encoding uncharacterized protein LOC116767326 — its product is METNLENNKITEDISDSEEYRFSYNFINEPWDDRSDKSKIGIITLLLATFLAIMALVTNNLLLHYRGFDPESLYRNFEIDCNVIKVEDHPYAARIHSMTSNELICVGAVISHTSILANELCLKSGPIRLRLGSPFNPRCKKGFGVDSIEVIPHEGLITKSLVILTTFENMVHCIRTVKIAKKYDKKKQFVIIGRHFRRGKSLSLQLANYDPAYIVSKELFRNINQNKTICVQSIGKCPVRVGDLLLQRGQLLGLASMSIYQREKAQTACFANLSIIYKEIKILDPTVEFI